One genomic window of Comamonas serinivorans includes the following:
- a CDS encoding excinuclease ABC subunit UvrA, with protein sequence MPHDPIRIRGARQHNLKAIDVDIQPGQLTVVTGPSGSGKSSLVFDTLYAEGQRRYVETFSAYARQFLDRMDKPAVDKVEGVPPAIAIDQTNPVRSSRSTVGTMTELNDHIKLLFARGGALFDRVTAQAVRRDTPESIYADLRLRAEAAGDPRLVLTFPVELPANTTADEVAQWLSASGFTRVQAEREEVRQVAAADGEAPAKKKTTKAAAAAKAKDEAPGVVKVLDVVADRFRISRAEKARVVEAIEVALQRGGRVNVYALPANEDAAAGQAAESGPEAANPAGRVGASAAARGRPEQGQPLGGAADQALAPGSVGAKAAATGRPEQGQPPRGAADQAQPGSVGASAAATGRPEQGQPPGGAADQAQPGSVGASLWKYSTGLHCPESEQRYREPIPSMFSFNSPVGACEACRGFGRVIGVDWGLVIPDEKLTLRAGAIKPVQTPAWKEIQDDLMRHAEEAGIPRDTPWAQLTAAQRDWVIEGTPNFKEGNWNRQWYGIRRFFAYLESKAYKMHIRVLLSKYRSYTTCPTCGGARLKTESLLWRVGNPAQAAAALQGDDGQTHPRFLPQGASWTRAQLDALPGLCLHDLMLMPIARLRRFFDALREEVKRSSSMGDSPSMDEREQPHTHQDDRPVDSGEAQAMRLILDELCARTGYLCDVGIGYLTLDRQSRTLSGGEVQRINLTTALGTSLVNTLFVLDEPSIGLHPRDMQRINTAMLRLRDAGNTLVVVEHDPAVMFCADRVLDFGPGPGQQGGQIVFDGTPAALRRAHTLTADYLSGRKRIGMGFARPVQASTPKLILEGARQHNLKNVSVEFPLERLVCVTGVSGSGKSTLIQDVLAPALARHFGKPTDAPGRFDRLLGAEQLADVVFVDQSPIGKTARSNPASYVGAWDAIRTLFATTPLARQRSYTAAKFSFNSGDGRCPTCGGSGFEHVEMQFLSDVYLRCPDCDGQRYRPEILEVRIERGGRLLNVADVLALTVAEAVQLFGSAKGRTQGGPALGGSVAAGGDRDVVRALQPIVDVGLDYVTLGQPVPTLSGGEAQRLKLAGFLAEAARSTTASKQKTARKGTLFLFDEPTTGLHFDDIAKLMRALRKLLDAGHSLIVIEHNLDVMRASDWLIDLGPEGGDAGGQVVAQGTPVQVRDAFDSPTAQALKEYEAIFDQSINDKHTILPANLTTHSSQAEAALAVGEARAAYGIVRVAPGTVLAPSAIEVRNAREHNLKHLDVDVPRGQFNVITGVSGSGKSTLAFDIIFNEGQRRYLESLNAYARSIVQPAGRPEVDAVYGIPPTVAIEQRLSRGGRKSTVGTTTEVWHYLRLLFVKLGVQHCVHDGAAVQPQTPERIAAQILRDYAGQTIGLLAPLVVGRKGVYTELADWARPRGYTHLRVDGEYLPTTGFPRIDRFKEHHIELPVRSLRVSTAHEDELRNALDTALDIGKGVVQVMADIDRLGAAMEAGESTAGIGRVQALSTQRACPVCATSYAELDPRLFSYNSKHGWCPDCVGTGVQLSKAQRKLLDDSVLADDQRGREQTFAEPEVEDLEDQPCASCGGTRLNAVVRAVLLHTHSAGERGGNLPITEVARLSVAEVRTWVQDLMQPGRLSQRDSDIARDLLPEIESRLAFLEEVGLGYLTLDRGAPTLSGGEAQRIRLAAQLGSNLQGVCYVLDEPTIGLHARDNAVLLNALHKLGDKGNTLLVVEHDVDTIRSADHIIDIGPGAGKRGGRLVAQGTVAEVEQASDSVTGRYLRQAMQHPLHALRAVPVTLAEKKASAEKVDWLNVHSASLHNLKDAIVSLPLHRLVAVTGVSGSGKSTLARDVLLTNVQAAVQQRSTKAGREADEAGQHPAWVGCIAISGYEVIDRVLEVDQTPIGKTPRSCPATYIGFWDTVRKLFAETLEAKARGYGPGRFSFNTGEGRCPTCEGAGVRTIEMAFLPDVKVPCEACKGARFNPETLAVTWRGKSIGDVLAMEVDEAVEFFASMPGIAHPLQLLKDVGLGYLTLGQPSPTLSGGEAQRIKLVTELTKVRDDVTRRGNKVPHTLYVLDEPTVGLHMADVDKLIHVLHRLVDGGHSVIVIEHDLDVIAEADWIVDLGPEGGAGGGEVVASAPPPAVMALGTHTGVALAKHLSAR encoded by the coding sequence ATGCCCCACGATCCCATCCGCATCCGCGGCGCGCGTCAGCACAACCTCAAGGCCATCGACGTGGACATCCAGCCCGGCCAGCTCACCGTGGTCACCGGACCGAGCGGCTCGGGCAAGTCCAGCCTGGTGTTCGACACGCTCTACGCCGAGGGCCAGCGGCGCTACGTGGAGACCTTTTCGGCCTATGCGCGCCAGTTCCTGGACCGCATGGACAAACCGGCCGTGGACAAGGTCGAGGGCGTGCCGCCGGCCATCGCCATCGACCAGACCAACCCCGTGCGCTCCAGCCGCTCCACCGTGGGCACCATGACGGAGCTGAACGACCACATCAAGCTGTTGTTCGCGCGCGGCGGGGCGCTGTTCGACCGCGTGACCGCGCAGGCCGTGCGGCGCGATACGCCCGAATCCATTTACGCCGACCTGCGTCTCCGCGCCGAGGCAGCGGGTGACCCGAGGCTGGTGCTGACCTTCCCGGTCGAGCTGCCGGCGAACACCACGGCCGACGAGGTGGCGCAGTGGCTGTCCGCCAGCGGCTTCACCCGCGTGCAGGCCGAGCGCGAAGAGGTGCGCCAGGTCGCCGCGGCAGACGGCGAGGCGCCGGCCAAGAAGAAAACGACCAAAGCGGCCGCGGCTGCCAAAGCCAAGGACGAGGCGCCCGGCGTGGTGAAGGTGCTCGACGTGGTGGCCGATCGTTTCCGCATCAGCCGGGCCGAGAAGGCGCGCGTGGTCGAAGCCATCGAGGTGGCCCTGCAGCGCGGGGGCCGCGTCAACGTCTACGCGCTGCCCGCCAACGAGGATGCCGCCGCCGGGCAGGCCGCTGAATCTGGCCCCGAAGCCGCGAACCCGGCAGGGCGCGTGGGGGCGTCGGCCGCCGCGAGGGGCCGCCCCGAGCAAGGCCAGCCCCTCGGGGGGGCAGCGGACCAGGCGCTTGCGCCGGGGAGCGTGGGGGCCAAGGCCGCCGCGACGGGCCGCCCCGAGCAAGGCCAGCCCCCCAGGGGGGCAGCGGACCAGGCGCAGCCGGGGAGCGTGGGGGCTTCGGCCGCCGCGACGGGCCGTCCCGAGCAAGGCCAGCCCCCCGGGGGGGCAGCGGACCAGGCGCAGCCGGGGAGCGTGGGGGCTTCATTGTGGAAATACTCCACCGGCCTGCACTGCCCCGAGAGCGAACAGCGCTACCGCGAACCGATCCCCTCCATGTTCTCGTTCAACTCGCCCGTGGGCGCGTGCGAGGCCTGCCGGGGCTTTGGCCGCGTCATCGGCGTGGACTGGGGGCTGGTGATTCCCGACGAGAAGCTCACCCTGCGCGCCGGGGCCATCAAGCCGGTGCAGACGCCGGCGTGGAAGGAGATCCAGGACGACCTGATGCGCCATGCCGAAGAAGCCGGCATCCCGCGCGACACGCCCTGGGCCCAGCTCACGGCCGCGCAGCGCGACTGGGTCATCGAGGGCACGCCGAATTTCAAGGAAGGCAACTGGAACCGGCAGTGGTACGGCATTCGGCGCTTTTTCGCCTACCTCGAAAGCAAGGCCTACAAGATGCACATCCGCGTGCTCTTGTCCAAGTACCGCAGCTACACCACCTGCCCGACCTGCGGCGGCGCGCGCCTGAAGACCGAGAGCCTGCTGTGGCGCGTGGGCAACCCGGCCCAGGCGGCCGCAGCCCTGCAGGGGGATGACGGCCAGACGCACCCGCGCTTCCTGCCCCAGGGCGCGAGCTGGACGCGCGCGCAGCTCGATGCGCTGCCCGGCCTGTGTCTGCACGACCTGATGCTGATGCCCATCGCGCGGCTGCGCCGGTTCTTCGATGCGCTGCGCGAGGAGGTGAAACGATCGAGCAGTATGGGTGATTCACCGTCAATGGATGAACGGGAACAGCCGCATACCCATCAGGATGATCGCCCGGTGGACAGCGGCGAGGCACAGGCCATGCGCCTCATCCTCGACGAGCTGTGCGCGCGCACGGGCTACCTGTGCGACGTCGGCATCGGCTACCTCACGCTGGACCGCCAAAGCCGCACGCTCTCGGGCGGCGAGGTGCAGCGCATCAACCTCACCACGGCCCTGGGCACCTCGCTGGTGAACACCTTGTTCGTGCTCGACGAGCCCAGCATCGGCCTGCACCCGCGCGACATGCAGCGCATCAACACCGCCATGCTGCGCCTGCGCGACGCCGGCAACACGCTGGTGGTGGTCGAGCACGACCCGGCCGTCATGTTCTGCGCCGACCGCGTGCTCGACTTCGGCCCGGGCCCGGGCCAGCAAGGTGGGCAGATCGTGTTCGACGGCACGCCGGCCGCGCTGCGCCGCGCCCACACGCTGACGGCCGATTACCTCTCGGGCCGCAAGCGCATCGGCATGGGCTTTGCCCGGCCTGTGCAGGCCAGCACGCCCAAGCTGATCCTGGAGGGCGCGCGCCAGCACAACCTGAAGAACGTCTCGGTCGAGTTCCCGCTCGAGCGCCTGGTCTGCGTCACCGGCGTCTCGGGCTCGGGCAAGTCCACGCTGATCCAGGACGTGCTGGCTCCGGCGCTGGCGCGCCACTTCGGCAAGCCCACCGATGCCCCGGGCCGCTTCGACCGCCTGCTGGGGGCCGAGCAGCTGGCCGATGTGGTCTTCGTCGACCAGTCGCCCATCGGCAAGACCGCGCGCTCCAACCCCGCCAGCTACGTGGGCGCCTGGGATGCGATCCGCACGCTGTTCGCCACCACGCCGCTGGCGCGCCAGCGCAGCTACACGGCGGCCAAGTTCAGCTTCAACAGCGGCGACGGGCGCTGCCCGACCTGCGGCGGCTCGGGCTTCGAGCACGTGGAGATGCAGTTCCTCTCCGACGTCTACCTGCGCTGCCCCGACTGCGACGGCCAGCGCTACCGGCCCGAAATCCTCGAGGTCCGCATCGAGCGGGGCGGCCGGCTGCTCAACGTGGCCGACGTGCTCGCGCTGACCGTGGCCGAGGCCGTGCAGCTGTTCGGGTCGGCGAAGGGCCGCACCCAAGGCGGCCCAGCCCTGGGGGGGAGCGTGGCGGCTGGCGGTGACCGCGACGTGGTGCGCGCGCTGCAGCCCATCGTCGACGTGGGCCTGGACTATGTGACGCTGGGCCAGCCCGTGCCCACGCTCAGCGGTGGCGAGGCGCAACGCCTGAAGCTGGCGGGCTTCCTGGCCGAGGCGGCCCGAAGCACCACCGCCAGCAAGCAGAAGACCGCGCGCAAGGGCACGCTGTTCCTGTTCGACGAGCCCACCACCGGCCTGCATTTCGACGACATCGCCAAGCTCATGCGCGCGCTGCGCAAGCTGCTGGATGCCGGCCACTCGCTGATCGTGATCGAGCACAACCTGGATGTGATGCGCGCCAGCGACTGGCTGATCGACCTCGGCCCCGAGGGCGGCGATGCGGGCGGCCAGGTGGTGGCGCAGGGCACGCCGGTGCAGGTGCGCGATGCCTTTGATTCGCCCACCGCCCAGGCGCTGAAGGAGTATGAGGCGATTTTCGATCAAAGCATCAATGATAAACACACCATACTGCCTGCCAATTTAACAACCCATTCCTCGCAGGCCGAAGCCGCGCTGGCCGTGGGCGAGGCGCGCGCGGCCTACGGCATCGTGCGCGTGGCGCCGGGCACGGTGCTGGCGCCCTCGGCGATCGAGGTGCGCAACGCGCGCGAGCACAACCTCAAGCACCTGGACGTGGACGTGCCCCGGGGGCAGTTCAACGTCATCACCGGCGTCAGCGGCTCGGGCAAGTCCACGCTGGCCTTCGACATCATCTTCAACGAAGGGCAGCGGCGCTACCTGGAGTCGCTGAACGCCTATGCGCGCTCCATCGTGCAGCCCGCGGGTCGGCCCGAGGTGGACGCCGTCTACGGCATCCCGCCCACCGTGGCCATCGAGCAGCGGCTGTCGCGCGGCGGCCGCAAGTCCACCGTGGGCACGACGACCGAGGTGTGGCATTACCTGCGCCTGCTGTTCGTCAAGCTCGGCGTGCAGCACTGCGTGCACGACGGGGCCGCCGTGCAGCCGCAAACGCCCGAGCGCATCGCGGCGCAGATCCTGCGCGACTACGCCGGGCAGACCATCGGCCTGCTGGCGCCGCTGGTGGTGGGGCGCAAAGGCGTGTACACCGAGCTGGCCGACTGGGCGCGCCCGCGCGGCTACACCCACCTGCGCGTCGACGGGGAGTACCTGCCGACCACGGGCTTTCCGCGCATCGACCGCTTCAAGGAACACCACATCGAGCTGCCCGTGCGCAGCCTGCGCGTGAGCACGGCCCACGAGGACGAGCTGCGCAACGCCCTGGACACGGCGCTGGACATCGGCAAGGGCGTGGTGCAGGTGATGGCCGACATCGACCGCCTGGGCGCGGCGATGGAGGCGGGCGAGTCCACCGCCGGCATCGGTCGCGTGCAGGCGTTGTCGACCCAGCGCGCCTGCCCGGTGTGCGCCACCAGCTACGCCGAGCTGGACCCGCGCCTGTTCTCGTACAACAGCAAGCACGGCTGGTGCCCCGACTGCGTGGGCACGGGCGTGCAGCTGTCCAAGGCGCAGCGCAAGCTGCTCGACGATTCGGTGCTGGCCGACGACCAGCGCGGCCGCGAGCAGACCTTCGCCGAGCCCGAGGTCGAAGACCTGGAAGACCAGCCCTGCGCGAGCTGCGGCGGCACGCGGTTGAACGCCGTGGTGCGCGCCGTGCTGCTGCACACGCACAGCGCAGGGGAGCGCGGGGGCAATCTCCCCATCACCGAGGTGGCGCGGCTGTCGGTGGCCGAGGTGCGCACCTGGGTGCAGGACCTGATGCAGCCCGGCCGCCTGAGTCAGCGCGACAGCGACATCGCGCGCGACCTGCTGCCCGAGATCGAAAGCCGCCTCGCCTTCCTCGAAGAGGTGGGCCTGGGCTACCTGACGCTGGACCGGGGCGCGCCCACGCTCAGCGGTGGCGAGGCCCAGCGCATTCGCCTGGCCGCGCAGCTGGGCAGCAACCTGCAAGGCGTGTGCTACGTGCTGGACGAGCCCACCATCGGCCTGCATGCGCGCGACAACGCGGTGCTGCTGAATGCGCTGCACAAGCTGGGCGACAAGGGCAACACGCTGCTCGTCGTCGAGCACGACGTGGACACCATCCGCAGCGCCGACCACATCATCGACATCGGCCCCGGTGCCGGCAAGCGCGGCGGCCGGCTGGTGGCGCAGGGCACCGTGGCCGAGGTCGAGCAGGCGAGCGACTCCGTCACCGGCCGCTACCTGCGCCAGGCCATGCAGCACCCGCTGCATGCCTTGCGCGCGGTGCCGGTCACGCTGGCCGAGAAAAAGGCCAGCGCCGAGAAGGTCGATTGGCTGAACGTGCACAGCGCCAGCCTGCACAACCTGAAGGATGCGATCGTCAGCCTGCCGCTGCACCGGCTGGTGGCGGTCACCGGCGTCAGTGGCTCGGGCAAGTCCACGCTGGCGCGCGACGTGCTGCTGACCAACGTGCAGGCCGCCGTGCAGCAGCGTTCGACCAAGGCCGGCCGTGAGGCCGACGAGGCCGGCCAGCACCCGGCCTGGGTGGGCTGCATCGCCATCAGCGGCTACGAAGTGATCGACCGCGTGCTCGAGGTCGACCAGACGCCCATCGGCAAGACGCCACGGTCCTGCCCCGCGACCTACATCGGCTTCTGGGACACGGTGCGCAAGCTGTTCGCCGAGACGCTGGAGGCCAAGGCGCGCGGCTACGGGCCGGGCCGCTTCTCGTTCAACACCGGCGAGGGGCGCTGCCCGACCTGCGAAGGCGCGGGCGTGCGCACCATCGAGATGGCGTTTTTGCCCGACGTGAAGGTGCCGTGCGAAGCCTGCAAGGGCGCGCGCTTCAACCCCGAGACCCTGGCCGTCACCTGGCGCGGCAAGTCCATTGGCGACGTGCTGGCCATGGAGGTGGACGAGGCCGTCGAATTCTTCGCCAGCATGCCGGGCATCGCGCACCCGCTGCAGCTGCTCAAGGACGTGGGCCTGGGTTACCTGACGCTGGGTCAGCCGTCGCCCACGCTGAGCGGCGGCGAGGCCCAGCGCATCAAGCTCGTCACCGAGCTGACCAAGGTGCGCGACGACGTGACCCGGCGTGGCAACAAGGTGCCGCACACGCTGTACGTGCTGGACGAGCCCACCGTGGGCCTGCACATGGCCGACGTGGACAAGCTCATCCACGTGCTGCACCGCCTGGTCGATGGCGGCCACAGCGTCATCGTCATCGAGCACGACCTGGACGTCATCGCCGAAGCCGACTGGATCGTGGACCTGGGCCCCGAAGGCGGTGCCGGCGGCGGCGAGGTCGTGGCCAGCGCGCCGCCCCCGGCCGTGATGGCCCTGGGCACGCACACGGGCGTGGCGCTGGCCAAGCATTTGAGCGCGCGTTGA
- a CDS encoding ornithine cyclodeaminase encodes MTTFLSVADLVQLLHRVGLRPFIEALAQALHTDFCRWPDFEKAPRVASHSPQGVIELMPISDGVDYAFKYVNGHPRNGERGLPTVMAFGVLAEVATGYPRWLVELTVCTALRTATTSALAARALARPDARRMALLGCGAQSAFQALAFETLLGIEHLAVFDPDPAACARLQAHLSRVSGLRVTVAASAHEAVRGADIVTTATAAKRHARVLTVDMVAPGMHLNAIGGDCPGKTELDPEVLRRARIVVELEAQTRIEGDIQQLPPDWPVTELWRVLRGEVPGRESAEQVTLFDSVGFALEDYSVLRTVARLAEQHGLGQPLDLVPDLRDPKDVFGLLGDA; translated from the coding sequence ATGACCACCTTCCTCAGCGTCGCCGACCTGGTCCAGCTGCTGCACCGGGTGGGCCTGCGCCCGTTCATCGAGGCGCTGGCTCAGGCCTTGCACACCGACTTTTGCCGCTGGCCGGACTTCGAGAAAGCGCCGCGCGTGGCCAGCCATTCGCCACAGGGCGTGATCGAGCTCATGCCCATCAGCGATGGTGTGGACTACGCCTTCAAGTACGTGAACGGCCATCCGCGCAACGGCGAGCGCGGCCTGCCCACGGTGATGGCGTTTGGCGTGCTGGCCGAGGTCGCCACGGGGTACCCGCGCTGGTTGGTCGAGCTGACGGTGTGCACTGCCTTGCGCACGGCCACCACCTCGGCCCTGGCGGCACGCGCCCTGGCCCGCCCCGATGCGCGGCGCATGGCGCTGTTGGGCTGCGGGGCACAGTCGGCGTTCCAGGCCTTGGCCTTCGAGACGCTGCTGGGCATTGAACACCTGGCCGTGTTCGACCCCGACCCCGCGGCTTGCGCACGCCTGCAGGCGCACCTGAGCCGGGTCAGCGGCTTGCGGGTGACGGTCGCGGCCTCGGCCCACGAGGCCGTGCGTGGGGCCGACATCGTGACCACCGCCACGGCCGCCAAGCGGCACGCGCGCGTGCTGACCGTCGACATGGTGGCACCGGGCATGCACCTCAACGCCATCGGCGGCGATTGCCCGGGCAAGACCGAGCTGGACCCCGAAGTGCTGCGCCGCGCACGCATCGTGGTCGAGCTGGAGGCACAGACCCGGATCGAGGGTGACATCCAACAGCTGCCGCCCGACTGGCCCGTGACCGAGCTGTGGCGCGTGCTGCGCGGCGAGGTGCCCGGGCGCGAGTCGGCCGAGCAGGTCACGCTGTTCGATTCCGTGGGCTTTGCGCTGGAGGACTACAGCGTGTTGCGCACCGTGGCTCGCCTGGCCGAGCAGCATGGCCTGGGGCAGCCGCTGGACCTGGTGCCCGACCTGCGCGACCCCAAGGACGTGTTCGGGTTGCTGGGGGACGCATGA
- a CDS encoding MaoC family dehydratase: protein MKIFETLQEMADQVGQEIGASEWITVTQEKINLFAEATGDHQWIHVDVERAKKGPFGAPIAHGFLTLSLLPEIWGKAIKVNQTGMGVNYGLNRVRFMSPVPAGSKVRGKIKLLAAEPLDKGGYQYTYETTIELEGAAKPACVAESLVRRYP, encoded by the coding sequence ATGAAAATCTTCGAAACCCTTCAAGAGATGGCCGACCAAGTGGGCCAAGAGATCGGCGCCAGCGAGTGGATCACGGTCACGCAGGAAAAGATCAACCTGTTTGCCGAGGCCACGGGTGACCACCAGTGGATCCACGTGGACGTGGAACGCGCCAAGAAGGGCCCGTTCGGCGCCCCCATCGCGCACGGTTTCCTGACGCTGTCGCTGCTGCCCGAGATCTGGGGCAAGGCCATCAAGGTCAACCAGACCGGCATGGGCGTGAACTACGGCCTGAACCGCGTGCGCTTCATGAGCCCGGTGCCCGCAGGCAGCAAGGTGCGCGGCAAGATCAAGCTGCTGGCCGCCGAGCCGCTGGACAAGGGGGGCTACCAGTACACCTACGAAACCACGATCGAGCTGGAAGGCGCGGCCAAGCCCGCCTGCGTGGCCGAATCGCTGGTGCGCCGCTACCCCTGA
- a CDS encoding YaeQ family protein codes for MALSATIFKCTLSVADVDHGYYAEHALTLARHPSETDERMMVRLAALAFHAHAVQTVCQGDGDIGFGAGLSSPEDPDVRLVDFTGRKRLWIEVGQPLDKPLLKASQQSDAVAVYAYSHQAEIWWKAEQAKISRLSKVNVWRIPTEQSQALAALAERSMQLQATIQDGAALISRGSQTVTVEPERWQEASSR; via the coding sequence ATGGCCCTGTCCGCCACCATCTTCAAGTGCACCCTCTCTGTGGCCGACGTGGACCATGGCTACTACGCCGAGCATGCGCTGACCCTGGCCCGCCACCCCAGCGAGACGGATGAACGCATGATGGTGCGCCTGGCGGCGCTGGCCTTCCACGCGCACGCGGTGCAGACCGTGTGCCAGGGCGATGGCGACATCGGCTTTGGCGCCGGCCTGTCCAGCCCCGAAGACCCCGACGTGCGCCTGGTCGACTTCACGGGCCGCAAACGCCTGTGGATCGAGGTCGGCCAACCGCTGGACAAGCCCTTGCTCAAGGCCAGCCAGCAGTCCGACGCCGTCGCCGTGTACGCCTACAGCCACCAGGCCGAGATCTGGTGGAAGGCCGAGCAGGCCAAGATTTCCCGGCTGAGCAAGGTGAACGTCTGGCGCATTCCGACCGAACAGTCGCAGGCCCTGGCGGCGCTGGCCGAGCGCAGCATGCAGCTGCAGGCCACGATCCAGGACGGCGCCGCGCTGATCAGCCGGGGCAGCCAGACCGTGACCGTCGAGCCCGAGCGTTGGCAAGAGGCCAGCAGCCGCTGA
- the purB gene encoding adenylosuccinate lyase, whose amino-acid sequence MLPLSALTAVSPLDGRYAGKTAALRPIASELGYMQRRVQVEVAWFVALSDAGFAEFKPLSPAARALLVGLHQNFSAEDGEAIKAIEKTTNHDVKAVEYWIKAQFKGHAELEAAAEFVHFACTSEDINNTSHALQLKAMRGEVLLPALDAVVAKLGDMANQFAAVPMLSRTHGQTASPTTVGKEMANVAVRLKKARAAIAGVQLMAKMNGAVGNYNAHLAAWPEFDWAAFAQRVVETPEPADASGSAPFGLGLTFQPYSIQIEPHDYMAELFDAIARSNTICIDLARDIWGYVSLGYFKQKLKAGEIGSSTMPHKVNPIDFENAEGNFGLANAVLRHLSEKLPISRWQRDLTDSTVLRNMGVGLGYAVLALQSLMVGLNKLELNEAALAADLDNSWEVLAEPIQTVMRRYGVAGAYEKLKEVTRGQTVHREDLHALINGLAIPQADKDRLLAMTPGSYVGQAEQLARGA is encoded by the coding sequence ATGCTTCCCCTCTCTGCCCTGACCGCTGTTTCGCCGCTCGACGGTCGCTACGCCGGCAAAACCGCCGCCCTGCGCCCCATCGCCAGCGAACTGGGCTACATGCAGCGCCGCGTGCAGGTCGAGGTGGCGTGGTTCGTGGCCTTGTCCGACGCCGGCTTTGCCGAGTTCAAGCCGCTGTCGCCCGCCGCGCGCGCGCTGCTGGTCGGCCTGCACCAGAACTTCTCGGCCGAAGACGGCGAAGCCATCAAGGCCATCGAGAAGACCACCAACCACGACGTGAAGGCCGTCGAGTACTGGATCAAGGCCCAGTTCAAGGGCCATGCCGAGCTGGAGGCCGCCGCCGAATTCGTGCACTTCGCCTGCACCAGCGAAGACATCAACAACACCAGCCACGCCCTGCAGCTCAAGGCCATGCGGGGCGAGGTGCTGCTGCCCGCGCTCGACGCCGTGGTGGCCAAGCTCGGCGACATGGCGAACCAGTTTGCCGCCGTGCCCATGCTGAGCCGCACGCACGGCCAGACCGCCAGCCCCACCACCGTGGGCAAGGAAATGGCTAACGTCGCCGTGCGCCTGAAGAAGGCCCGCGCCGCCATCGCCGGCGTGCAGCTGATGGCCAAGATGAACGGCGCCGTGGGCAACTACAACGCCCACCTGGCCGCCTGGCCCGAGTTCGACTGGGCCGCCTTCGCGCAGCGCGTGGTCGAAACGCCCGAGCCAGCCGACGCCAGCGGCAGCGCGCCGTTCGGCCTGGGCCTCACCTTCCAGCCCTACTCCATCCAGATCGAGCCGCACGACTACATGGCCGAGCTGTTCGACGCCATCGCGCGCAGCAACACCATCTGCATCGACTTGGCGCGCGACATCTGGGGCTACGTCTCACTGGGCTACTTCAAGCAAAAGCTCAAGGCGGGCGAGATCGGCTCGTCGACCATGCCGCACAAGGTCAACCCCATCGACTTTGAAAACGCCGAAGGCAACTTCGGCCTGGCCAACGCCGTGCTGCGCCACCTGAGCGAAAAGCTGCCCATCAGCCGCTGGCAGCGCGACCTGACCGACTCCACCGTGCTGCGCAACATGGGCGTGGGCCTGGGCTACGCCGTGCTGGCGCTGCAGTCGCTGATGGTGGGCCTGAACAAGCTCGAGCTGAACGAAGCCGCGCTGGCCGCCGACCTGGACAACAGCTGGGAGGTGCTGGCCGAGCCCATCCAGACCGTGATGCGCCGCTATGGCGTGGCCGGCGCCTACGAAAAGCTCAAGGAAGTCACGCGTGGCCAGACCGTGCACCGCGAGGACCTGCATGCACTCATCAACGGCCTGGCCATCCCGCAGGCCGACAAGGACCGCCTGCTGGCCATGACGCCGGGCAGCTACGTGGGCCAGGCCGAGCAGCTCGCGCGCGGCGCCTGA
- a CDS encoding glutathione S-transferase C-terminal domain-containing protein produces MQLIGSLTSPYVRKVRVVLAEKKLDYHLTLDNVWADDTRIQDFNPLGKVPCLLLDGGEAVFDSRVIVEYLDTLSPVGKLLPATGRERAEAKTWEALADGLLDAALAARMERTWVKRADSERSQAFIDRQLAKIASALAAMERGLGDQPHCLGGAHLSLADIAVVCALDYLDFRFPELAWAEGHPNLVRLQAKLAQRPSFIDTLPQ; encoded by the coding sequence ATGCAACTCATCGGTTCGTTGACCAGCCCTTACGTGCGCAAGGTGCGTGTGGTGCTGGCGGAAAAAAAGCTCGACTACCACCTGACGCTGGACAACGTCTGGGCCGATGACACCCGCATCCAGGACTTCAACCCCCTGGGCAAGGTGCCCTGCCTGCTGCTGGACGGCGGCGAGGCCGTGTTCGACTCGCGCGTCATCGTCGAGTACCTGGACACGCTGTCGCCGGTCGGCAAGCTGCTGCCCGCCACCGGCCGCGAGCGGGCCGAGGCCAAGACCTGGGAGGCGCTGGCCGACGGCCTGCTGGATGCCGCGCTGGCGGCCCGCATGGAGCGCACCTGGGTCAAGCGCGCCGACAGCGAACGCAGCCAGGCCTTCATCGACCGCCAACTGGCCAAGATCGCGTCGGCCCTGGCCGCCATGGAGCGCGGCCTGGGCGACCAGCCGCATTGCCTGGGCGGCGCCCACCTCAGCCTGGCCGACATCGCCGTGGTCTGCGCGCTGGACTACCTGGATTTCCGCTTTCCCGAGCTGGCCTGGGCCGAGGGTCATCCCAACCTGGTGCGCCTGCAGGCCAAGCTGGCCCAGCGGCCCAGCTTCATCGACACCCTGCCGCAGTGA